From bacterium, a single genomic window includes:
- a CDS encoding permease produces MRMLASTIVMGVLAAGLLIFGYARGQGEATAGLRTGLIMVAQIIPLLLFAFVIAGMVQVLVPQQAISRWVGESSGLRGILIGSLAGGLAPGGPYMSLPIAAGLVKSGAGMGTMVAFLTGWSLWAFGRLPMEVGILGWKLTAVRLTSTLIFPPLAGMIANFFFGQSR; encoded by the coding sequence ATGCGCATGCTCGCTTCCACCATCGTCATGGGCGTCCTGGCCGCAGGGCTTCTCATCTTTGGATACGCCCGCGGTCAGGGCGAGGCGACCGCGGGCCTGCGCACCGGCCTGATCATGGTGGCGCAGATCATCCCGCTGCTGCTCTTCGCCTTCGTCATCGCCGGCATGGTGCAGGTGCTGGTGCCCCAGCAGGCGATCTCGCGTTGGGTGGGCGAATCGTCCGGCCTGCGCGGCATCCTGATCGGCTCGCTCGCCGGGGGGCTGGCCCCGGGCGGGCCGTACATGAGCCTGCCCATCGCGGCGGGGCTGGTCAAATCCGGCGCCGGCATGGGCACCATGGTGGCGTTCTTGACCGGCTGGTCCCTGTGGGCCTTCGGCCGGCTGCCCATGGAAGTGGGCATCCTGGGCTGGAAGCTGACCGCAGTGCGCCTGACATCGACGCTGATCTTCCCGCCGCTGGCCGGCATGATCGCCAACTTCTTCTTCGGCCAGTCGAGGTGA